The following coding sequences lie in one Cyanobacteria bacterium GSL.Bin1 genomic window:
- a CDS encoding alpha,alpha-trehalase — MTNPTRSSPPNHPFSSSQLEAVRAYIKQTWKTLTRTPAHTLEAAIDPKIDHQEGQPWFVYISRREDLVTVRRSLQMAMTAEEFQQLEIRVLPPDLEHLENHGLLYLPGNYVVPGGRFNEMYGWDSYFIQLGLLRDGEIELSQSLLDQLLYEIDHYGTILNGNRTYMLTRSQPPFITQMVLNQYQSRPDQDWLASVLPIIRNYYYYWIVPPHLNQATGLSRYYALGNGPAPEVIASERDQGGRTHYDRVREYYRTHQIEGYDVRLYYDQPGDRLTDLFYKGDRSMRESGLDPTNRFGPFSIDIVHYAPVCLNVLLYQMEQDIAQINEILGHADAVKYWRARAKDRHELIDQFLWDEEIGLYFDYNFFTERRRRYHYVTTFYPLWTGLASPVQAERVVNHLSKFETCGGLRTSTEVTGNQWDAPFGWAPFHLIAVQGLYRYGYREMGDRIADKFITLLLQEFDRQGTLLEKYDVESCSSEISEEIQFGYTSNEEGFGWTNGVLLELLALRQNMICSENLSRE, encoded by the coding sequence ATGACGAATCCAACTCGGTCCTCACCGCCCAATCATCCATTCTCATCCAGTCAACTCGAAGCCGTGCGGGCTTATATCAAGCAGACTTGGAAAACGCTGACCCGCACCCCTGCCCATACCCTTGAAGCCGCCATTGATCCCAAAATCGACCATCAGGAGGGCCAACCTTGGTTCGTCTACATTTCCCGACGGGAGGATCTGGTAACTGTAAGACGATCACTCCAGATGGCTATGACAGCCGAAGAGTTCCAACAGCTTGAGATCCGAGTGCTGCCTCCGGACCTAGAGCACCTTGAGAACCACGGGTTGCTCTACTTACCAGGGAACTATGTTGTTCCTGGAGGGCGTTTTAATGAAATGTATGGCTGGGACAGCTATTTTATCCAGTTGGGATTGCTCCGTGATGGGGAAATTGAGTTATCCCAGTCCTTACTCGACCAACTTTTATACGAGATTGATCACTACGGCACCATCCTCAATGGGAATCGAACGTACATGCTGACTCGTTCCCAACCCCCCTTCATCACTCAGATGGTTTTAAATCAATACCAATCTCGTCCCGATCAAGACTGGTTGGCTTCAGTCTTACCCATTATTCGTAATTATTACTATTACTGGATCGTCCCGCCTCATCTTAATCAAGCCACTGGATTGTCCCGCTACTATGCTTTAGGGAATGGCCCTGCTCCGGAAGTCATCGCCTCAGAACGCGATCAAGGCGGACGAACGCATTATGACCGGGTGCGAGAATATTATCGCACCCATCAGATTGAGGGCTATGATGTTAGGCTTTATTACGATCAACCAGGGGATCGGCTGACCGATCTGTTTTATAAAGGCGATCGCTCGATGCGCGAGTCAGGATTGGATCCAACCAATCGGTTTGGTCCGTTCAGTATCGATATTGTTCACTATGCTCCCGTTTGTCTGAATGTTCTCCTCTATCAAATGGAACAGGACATCGCCCAAATTAATGAAATTCTTGGGCATGCCGATGCGGTAAAATACTGGCGAGCTCGAGCCAAAGACAGACACGAGTTAATTGACCAATTCCTATGGGATGAGGAAATAGGACTCTACTTTGACTACAACTTTTTCACAGAACGCCGCCGGAGATACCACTATGTCACAACGTTTTACCCGCTCTGGACCGGTCTTGCTTCGCCAGTACAAGCTGAACGAGTTGTCAATCACCTATCCAAATTTGAGACTTGTGGCGGTCTCCGAACCAGTACGGAAGTGACTGGGAACCAATGGGATGCTCCCTTTGGCTGGGCTCCGTTTCATCTGATTGCGGTACAAGGACTCTACCGTTATGGCTATCGAGAAATGGGGGATCGAATCGCCGATAAATTTATTACTCTGCTCTTACAAGAGTTTGATCGTCAAGGCACTCTCTTAGAGAAGTATGATGTAGAAAGTTGCTCCAGCGAGATTTCAGAGGAGATTCAATTTGGGTATACCAGTAATGAAGAAGGTTTTGGCTGGACAAATGGTGTTCTCTTGGAGTTGCTTGCTTTGCGACAAAACATGATCTGCAGTGAAAATTTATCCAGAGAATAA
- the treZ gene encoding malto-oligosyltrehalose trehalohydrolase, translating to MRVGANYQGNNHCQFVVWAPLREQVAVELIEPVHRMIPMQSQSRGYWQVQVEGIKPGTLYRYRLDDEVFRPDPASHSQPQDVHGLSAVIDHADFDWHDQSWQGLALEEWVIYELHVGTFTAMGTFAAIIPRLEDLVDLGITAIELMPVAQFPGDRNWGYDGAYPYAVQASYGGPTELKKLVDACHQRGIAVILDVVYNHFGPEGCYIEEFAPYWTDRYQTPWGRAVNFDGAHSDGVRNFFIENALYWLRDYHIDALRLDAVHAIYDFGAKHFLAELATAIASFSQEQGRRYYLIAESDLNDVQVIQPLEKRGYGIDAQWSDDFHHALHTILTGERTGYYEDFGHLQQLAKAYRSSFVYSWQYSVHRQRFHGSDASSCPPVQFIVYTQNHDQIGNRMWGERLSHLVSFEKLKLAAGALLLSPYIPLLFMGEEYGEDAPFLYLISHTDSDLVQAVREGRQREFAPFHGKDEPPDAFSLETFQKSKLNWEQRQQGKHQVLLVLYRELIRLRRDIPALGIGDRAQLKVNCLEEQKILLIQRWHEASQVLIGLNFGDRAASIRPQLPPGLWHRHLDSSDSQWLGMGPLAPPVLEGSELNLSLVASSFVLYVLH from the coding sequence ATGAGAGTTGGAGCGAATTATCAAGGAAATAACCATTGTCAATTCGTAGTTTGGGCACCGCTTCGGGAGCAAGTGGCTGTCGAACTGATTGAACCTGTACATCGAATGATTCCCATGCAATCCCAATCACGGGGCTACTGGCAAGTGCAGGTAGAGGGGATCAAACCGGGAACCCTCTATCGCTATCGTTTGGATGACGAAGTTTTCCGTCCTGACCCGGCTTCCCACTCCCAACCTCAAGATGTACACGGACTGTCAGCAGTGATCGATCACGCGGATTTTGACTGGCATGATCAATCCTGGCAAGGTTTGGCTCTGGAAGAGTGGGTGATCTATGAATTGCATGTGGGCACTTTTACAGCAATGGGGACTTTTGCTGCGATTATTCCTCGGCTTGAGGACCTTGTCGATCTTGGAATTACCGCCATCGAACTCATGCCCGTAGCCCAATTCCCTGGCGATCGCAATTGGGGCTATGACGGCGCCTATCCCTATGCGGTCCAAGCTTCCTATGGAGGACCAACGGAACTCAAGAAGCTGGTTGATGCTTGCCACCAACGGGGAATTGCTGTCATTTTAGACGTTGTTTATAACCATTTTGGCCCAGAAGGATGTTACATTGAGGAGTTTGCTCCTTATTGGACAGACCGGTATCAAACCCCTTGGGGCCGGGCAGTTAACTTTGATGGAGCGCACAGCGATGGGGTCAGAAATTTCTTCATTGAGAATGCCTTGTACTGGTTGCGCGACTATCATATTGATGCGCTGCGATTGGACGCGGTGCACGCTATTTACGACTTTGGCGCTAAGCACTTTCTGGCGGAGTTAGCAACGGCGATTGCCTCCTTCTCCCAAGAGCAAGGGCGACGTTATTATCTCATTGCCGAAAGTGACCTTAATGATGTTCAAGTGATTCAGCCATTGGAGAAGAGAGGATATGGAATCGATGCTCAGTGGAGTGATGACTTCCACCACGCCTTACATACAATCTTGACCGGGGAAAGAACCGGTTACTATGAGGACTTTGGACATCTACAGCAACTTGCTAAAGCCTATCGCAGCAGTTTTGTCTATTCTTGGCAATATTCTGTTCACCGCCAGCGGTTTCATGGCAGCGATGCCAGTTCTTGTCCTCCGGTTCAGTTTATAGTTTATACGCAAAACCATGATCAGATCGGAAATCGTATGTGGGGAGAACGACTGTCTCACCTCGTCTCATTCGAGAAGTTAAAATTAGCAGCCGGAGCCTTGCTGCTCTCTCCCTACATTCCGCTGCTATTTATGGGAGAAGAATATGGGGAAGACGCTCCTTTCCTGTACCTGATTAGCCATACCGACTCTGACTTGGTTCAAGCGGTGCGAGAGGGACGTCAACGAGAATTTGCACCCTTCCATGGCAAGGATGAGCCGCCAGATGCTTTCAGTTTAGAGACATTTCAAAAGTCGAAATTGAATTGGGAGCAGCGGCAACAGGGCAAACATCAGGTTTTGCTGGTCCTATATCGAGAACTCATTCGTTTGCGTCGCGACATCCCCGCTCTCGGTATTGGCGATCGCGCCCAACTCAAGGTGAACTGTTTAGAGGAGCAGAAAATTTTGCTCATTCAACGTTGGCATGAGGCGAGTCAGGTGTTGATTGGGTTGAACTTCGGCGATCGCGCAGCCTCTATCCGACCGCAACTCCCGCCAGGTCTATGGCACAGGCATCTGGACTCATCCGATTCCCAATGGTTGGGCATGGGGCCCCTAGCCCCACCTGTACTAGAAGGAAGCGAGTTAAATCTTAGCCTTGTCGCGAGCAGTTTTGTACTCTATGTTCTTCATTGA
- a CDS encoding helix-turn-helix domain-containing protein, translated as MLTLTYEYRLEPNQQQIEMIEHTLSVCRSVWNFALRERKDWHNSRKSPINACSILQEYIIPFDEPYPNYHKQAKALTEAKKTDERLKSVNAQVLQQVLRTLDRAFANMKAKGLGFPRFKNRYRLRSYVYPQLGKEVVKGNFVKLPQLGWVRLRKSREIPNGFQVKQARIVRKASGYFVMLSLQLDVDVPQPFPHGHARGLDLGFDKFVATSDGLEIKRPRFLKSLQRKLKLLQRRLKNKPKGCGRHLHCVASLLAPGCFPAGIEFQQGRQSNNRHKLNRKIARLHQRISDTRKDWHFQLAHQLCDGAGMIFVEDINFRTWQRGMLSKHSADAAFGKFVNILQWVCWKRDVYFAKVDKDGTSQECSQCGAHTGKKTLDVRVHHCPECGYVGSRDVVSAEVIRNRGLTQARVSRALESRPEGTSALGQGVDVKQNALGDGLTGTEETLSSQVSEKKENLIVRLGISHYSRQV; from the coding sequence ATGCTAACTCTCACCTACGAGTACCGCTTAGAACCAAACCAACAGCAGATTGAGATGATCGAACATACTCTCTCAGTCTGCCGTTCGGTTTGGAATTTTGCACTGAGGGAGAGAAAAGATTGGCATAACTCTCGCAAGTCCCCGATTAACGCTTGTTCCATTCTGCAGGAATATATCATTCCTTTTGATGAGCCTTACCCGAATTACCACAAACAGGCAAAGGCTTTAACCGAAGCCAAGAAGACCGACGAACGCCTCAAGTCAGTTAATGCTCAGGTGCTTCAGCAAGTTCTGAGGACTCTTGATCGAGCATTTGCCAATATGAAGGCAAAGGGATTAGGATTCCCTCGATTTAAAAATCGGTATCGTCTTCGCTCTTACGTTTACCCTCAGTTAGGAAAGGAGGTGGTCAAGGGAAATTTTGTTAAACTACCCCAATTAGGCTGGGTCAGGCTTAGAAAGTCCAGAGAAATCCCAAATGGCTTTCAAGTCAAACAAGCCAGAATTGTCCGCAAGGCTTCTGGTTACTTTGTCATGCTTTCCCTTCAGTTGGATGTGGATGTCCCACAACCTTTCCCTCATGGACATGCGAGAGGGTTAGACTTGGGGTTTGACAAGTTTGTTGCTACTTCCGATGGTTTAGAGATAAAACGACCTCGGTTCTTAAAGTCTCTACAAAGGAAGCTGAAATTGCTCCAACGTAGACTTAAGAACAAACCGAAAGGGTGCGGAAGGCATCTTCACTGCGTCGCTTCGCTCCTCGCTCCAGGCTGCTTTCCTGCTGGAATCGAATTCCAGCAGGGTCGGCAGTCGAATAACCGTCACAAGCTGAATCGCAAGATAGCAAGGCTACACCAACGTATTTCAGACACTCGCAAGGATTGGCACTTCCAACTCGCTCATCAATTGTGCGATGGAGCAGGGATGATCTTTGTCGAGGACATCAACTTCCGCACCTGGCAAAGAGGCATGCTGTCTAAGCACTCAGCAGACGCAGCGTTTGGGAAGTTTGTAAACATCCTCCAATGGGTCTGTTGGAAGCGTGATGTATATTTTGCTAAAGTTGACAAGGACGGCACTTCTCAAGAATGTAGCCAATGCGGTGCGCATACAGGCAAAAAGACTCTGGATGTCAGGGTTCATCATTGTCCTGAATGCGGTTATGTCGGTTCGAGAGACGTGGTGTCTGCGGAAGTCATTAGAAATCGAGGTCTGACCCAAGCGCGGGTTTCCCGCGCATTGGAAAGCAGACCTGAAGGAACATCCGCCCTCGGGCAGGGGGTAGATGTCAAACAAAATGCCTTGGGAGACGGGCTGACGGGGACAGAGGAAACTTTGTCTAGTCAAGTGTCTGAGAAAAAGGAAAACCTAATCGTAAGGTTAGGAATCTCCCACTATAGCCGTCAGGTTTAG
- the tnpA gene encoding IS200/IS605 family transposase → MRIAYNKGWRTVYSLTVHIVLVTKYRRKAINPSLLQRLTEIFEETLKKWESELVELNGESDHVHLLISYPPHVQLSKLIANLKTVSSRLIRKEFPDHIGRFYDKPVFWTGAYFVASCGGVTVEQLKRYVENQRMS, encoded by the coding sequence GTGAGAATAGCATATAACAAAGGATGGAGAACTGTTTACTCTCTTACTGTTCATATCGTTTTAGTTACCAAATACCGTCGAAAAGCGATCAACCCTTCCCTTCTCCAAAGACTGACAGAAATCTTCGAGGAGACCTTGAAAAAGTGGGAATCTGAGTTAGTGGAGTTAAATGGGGAATCCGATCATGTCCACCTTTTAATTAGTTATCCCCCGCACGTCCAACTTTCCAAACTAATTGCTAACTTGAAAACGGTATCCAGCCGTTTAATTAGGAAAGAGTTTCCTGACCACATCGGTAGGTTTTATGACAAGCCTGTGTTTTGGACAGGTGCTTACTTTGTTGCTTCTTGTGGAGGAGTGACCGTTGAGCAGTTAAAGAGATACGTGGAAAACCAAAGGATGTCCTAG
- the treY gene encoding malto-oligosyltrehalose synthase produces the protein MGVPTATYRIQFNPNFNFNAAYDIIPYLAELGISDLYASPIFKACQGSQHGYDVVDPNQLNPDLGTVEEFDRLIEHLQQNQMGWLQDIVPNHMAYDSQNLWLMNVLEFGEDSPYADCFDIDWEHPNQDLKGRVLTPLLGDFYGKCLERGEIQLSYGETGLKVNYYELSFPLRMSSYAKVLARDLGRLSKVLGQEHPDFMKLLGILYILNSIPSEVSRKQRQDQATFVKYLLWELYSGNSEIQEFIDSNIRFFNGKAGQPESFDALDNILSEQYFRLAFWKVGSEELNYRRFFSINRLVSLRVENERVYKITHRLIQKLIQSGKVTGLRIDHLDGLYDPTRYLERLRETCGELYIVVEKILELEQDYLGKFEEIPREWPIQGTSGYDFLNCLNGLFFKREHHRYLSELYASLTGIKTPYEELVVQKKQLIIDKNLAGDIHNLATLLKGIAQCYRYGRDFTHNGLRRALQELLALFPVYRIYVNLDGTLNQRDQSYVEEAIQQAKFHVPQLINELNFIEQVLMLDFDESLSQEEQLQWLHFVSKFQQLSGPLMAKGIEDTLFYVYNRFIAFNEVGGQPPQAGISVLAFHNFCQNRRDNWPLTMNTTSTHDTKRSEDIRARLQVLSEIPEEWATQVKGWQELNQQHKIRQNGHLIPDANDEYFLYQTLVGAYPLDEAEYVSFVERIKSYLIKAVREAKVHTAWLQPDTDYEEGFLKFVEKLLEPAEDNRFLPQLRQFQEWVSFYGALNSLTQTLLKITAPGIPDFYQGTELWDLSLVDPDNRRPVDFEHRFALLKEIKRGLQTHPLELLTELKQNWRDGRLKLLLITQALATRNQNQALFEAGNYEPLEVLGPLSEHIVAFARRYDRATVIVVASRFFTPLLKAGTFQTGELVWGSDTYIELPADFPTSLIDSLTGQAIQAQDALPVSIALEHLPVALLISN, from the coding sequence ATGGGCGTTCCCACTGCTACTTATCGGATTCAATTTAATCCTAATTTTAACTTTAATGCCGCCTACGATATCATTCCCTATTTAGCGGAGTTGGGCATTTCAGATCTCTATGCGTCACCAATCTTTAAAGCCTGTCAAGGGAGCCAGCATGGTTACGATGTGGTAGATCCCAATCAACTTAACCCTGATTTGGGAACCGTTGAAGAGTTTGACCGATTAATCGAGCATCTCCAGCAAAATCAGATGGGATGGCTGCAAGATATTGTTCCCAACCACATGGCCTATGACAGTCAAAATCTTTGGTTGATGAATGTCTTAGAGTTCGGGGAGGATTCTCCTTACGCAGACTGCTTTGATATTGATTGGGAACATCCGAATCAGGATCTGAAAGGACGGGTCTTAACACCGCTCCTTGGAGATTTCTATGGGAAGTGTTTAGAACGGGGTGAAATTCAACTCAGTTACGGAGAGACGGGTCTTAAAGTCAATTACTATGAGCTGAGCTTTCCCTTGCGCATGAGCAGCTATGCAAAAGTCTTAGCTCGCGACTTAGGACGTCTGAGCAAAGTCTTAGGACAAGAACATCCTGATTTTATGAAACTTCTCGGAATTCTGTATATCTTGAACAGTATTCCCTCAGAAGTGTCGAGGAAACAGCGGCAGGATCAAGCAACTTTTGTCAAGTATTTACTTTGGGAACTTTACAGCGGGAACTCGGAGATTCAAGAATTTATAGACAGTAACATCCGTTTTTTTAACGGAAAGGCAGGTCAGCCAGAAAGTTTTGATGCGTTGGATAACATTCTGTCAGAACAGTACTTTCGACTGGCCTTCTGGAAAGTCGGTTCTGAAGAGTTAAACTATCGACGTTTTTTTAGTATCAATCGACTGGTCTCACTCAGAGTTGAAAATGAGCGAGTTTATAAGATTACCCATCGGCTCATTCAGAAGCTGATTCAGAGTGGCAAAGTAACGGGGCTGCGAATCGATCACTTGGATGGTCTTTACGATCCGACGCGTTATCTAGAGCGGCTACGGGAAACTTGTGGCGAACTCTATATCGTCGTTGAGAAAATCCTGGAACTGGAACAGGACTATCTGGGCAAGTTTGAAGAAATCCCCCGTGAGTGGCCAATCCAAGGAACCTCTGGGTATGATTTTCTGAATTGTCTCAATGGCCTTTTCTTTAAACGGGAGCATCACCGTTACCTCAGCGAGCTCTATGCTTCGTTGACAGGGATAAAAACGCCTTATGAAGAATTAGTTGTACAAAAGAAGCAGCTCATTATTGATAAGAACCTAGCAGGAGATATTCACAATCTTGCCACCTTGCTCAAGGGGATTGCCCAATGCTACCGTTACGGAAGGGACTTCACCCATAACGGTCTCCGTCGGGCACTCCAGGAACTCCTAGCCCTCTTTCCCGTTTATCGAATCTATGTCAACTTGGATGGAACACTCAATCAGCGCGATCAAAGCTATGTAGAGGAAGCTATCCAGCAGGCTAAATTCCATGTCCCCCAATTAATCAATGAATTGAACTTCATCGAACAAGTGCTAATGCTCGATTTTGACGAGTCCCTCTCCCAAGAGGAACAACTCCAATGGCTTCACTTTGTATCGAAGTTCCAACAGCTTTCAGGTCCTCTGATGGCAAAGGGCATAGAAGATACACTGTTCTATGTCTACAACCGTTTCATTGCCTTCAATGAAGTTGGCGGTCAACCCCCTCAAGCCGGGATTTCAGTTTTAGCCTTTCATAATTTCTGTCAGAATCGGCGGGATAACTGGCCCTTAACCATGAATACAACCTCGACCCACGACACGAAACGAAGTGAAGATATCCGCGCTCGTCTACAAGTTCTCTCCGAAATTCCAGAGGAGTGGGCGACCCAGGTCAAAGGCTGGCAGGAACTCAATCAGCAGCACAAAATTCGTCAAAACGGGCACCTCATTCCAGATGCGAATGATGAATACTTTCTCTATCAAACTCTTGTTGGAGCCTATCCTCTTGATGAAGCCGAGTATGTCTCATTTGTCGAGCGGATTAAGAGCTATCTGATTAAGGCCGTTCGAGAGGCAAAGGTTCACACGGCTTGGCTGCAGCCGGATACTGATTACGAAGAAGGATTTCTGAAGTTTGTCGAGAAGCTGCTAGAGCCTGCCGAGGACAATCGATTTCTGCCTCAACTGCGGCAGTTTCAGGAGTGGGTATCGTTTTACGGAGCCTTGAACTCACTCACTCAAACCTTGCTGAAAATCACTGCGCCTGGCATCCCAGATTTCTATCAAGGAACCGAGCTTTGGGACTTGAGTCTGGTTGATCCTGACAACCGCCGTCCCGTTGACTTTGAGCATCGGTTTGCCCTACTCAAAGAAATTAAACGAGGGCTCCAAACCCATCCCCTTGAACTACTGACAGAACTGAAGCAGAACTGGCGGGACGGACGACTGAAGCTGTTGCTCATTACTCAGGCTTTGGCAACTCGTAACCAGAACCAAGCGCTGTTTGAGGCAGGGAACTACGAACCGTTGGAAGTTCTGGGTCCTCTGTCAGAGCATATTGTCGCTTTTGCACGGCGGTATGATCGCGCCACCGTAATTGTGGTCGCCTCCCGGTTTTTCACACCTCTACTGAAGGCTGGAACCTTCCAAACCGGTGAATTAGTATGGGGGAGCGATACTTATATTGAGCTTCCCGCCGATTTTCCGACCTCATTAATCGATTCCCTTACCGGTCAGGCCATCCAAGCACAGGATGCGCTTCCAGTTAGCATAGCGCTAGAGCACCTCCCAGTTGCACTTCTTATCTCGAATTGA
- a CDS encoding HAD-IC family P-type ATPase, translated as MTKTAPQVDLEAATSLDTDEVLQRLSVDSERGLDHATVKQRQQKYGKNRLQEFKRRSAWQIFIAQFKSPIIALLAVAAILSLAFQKWIEGVAIIIAILLNTVIGFFTEIKAVRSMESLQQLSKTKTKVKRGANVQEIAAEELVPGDIVILEGGDLVAADLRLLEASKLQADESTLTGESVPVSKTTETLEGDLALAERKNMVFKGTAITRGTGEGVVVATGMDTELGHISSLTAQAKEEITPLEKRLDRLGKRLISITLAIAFLVAVTGIIGGRDLYLMVETAIALAVAAVPEGLPIVATVALARGMWRMAKRHAIINRLSAVETLGATSIICTDKTGTLTENRMSVTEIALDSGKVEVSGEGQTTGKFSREGETVDPVRHEILRAVLEVGVLCNNAALPEAEDQAVGDPTEIALLAVGAKAGLNRDELLSQQPEVREEAFDSETKMMATFHEIAGKYRVAVKGAPESILPVCSHDLTAEGVRVMNREEHQSWQQKCDRLAQEGLRILALAQKTIDNTEAHPYEELTLLGVIGLLDPPRQDVKKALKACRDAGIRAIMVTGDQPVTARHIGLAVGLTTEEEVEAEPGKALKSPDELSQQERERLRQVPIFARVSPKQKLNLIALHQEAGSIMAMTGDGVNDAPALKKADIGVAMGKRGTQVAREAADMVLQDDAFKTIIAAVEQGRAIFNNIRKFTLYLLSGNVGEIIAVAAASLTDAPLPLLPLQILYLNVVNDVFPALALGVGPGNPTLMQRPPRDAKESILTTKHWWAIALYGLLIAIPVLGAFALALLTLGMEEQKAVTISFLTLAFARLWHVFNMRDPGSGLIRNEVTTNPYIWGALVICTGLLLSAVYLPGLKDALQTVNPGFNGWGVALGMSLIPVIIGQSWKVAK; from the coding sequence CCGCGCCCCAGGTAGATTTAGAAGCAGCTACTTCTTTGGACACAGATGAAGTTCTGCAACGTCTATCAGTAGATTCAGAGCGAGGATTAGATCACGCCACAGTTAAGCAAAGACAACAAAAGTATGGGAAAAATCGCCTCCAGGAATTTAAGCGTCGCAGTGCTTGGCAGATTTTCATCGCTCAGTTTAAAAGCCCGATTATTGCCCTGCTCGCAGTAGCAGCGATTCTCTCTTTGGCGTTTCAGAAATGGATTGAAGGAGTAGCGATTATCATTGCTATTTTGCTCAATACTGTAATTGGTTTCTTTACCGAAATTAAAGCAGTGCGCTCGATGGAATCTTTGCAACAACTGAGTAAAACCAAAACCAAGGTGAAAAGAGGCGCTAATGTCCAGGAAATTGCTGCCGAGGAGCTAGTACCTGGGGATATTGTGATCTTGGAGGGAGGCGATTTAGTGGCTGCGGACTTACGTTTGTTAGAGGCTTCTAAACTTCAGGCAGATGAATCAACCTTAACTGGGGAATCTGTTCCCGTCAGTAAAACCACTGAAACCTTGGAGGGAGATTTAGCCTTAGCCGAGCGCAAAAATATGGTGTTTAAAGGTACGGCAATCACGCGAGGTACTGGGGAAGGGGTCGTCGTAGCAACAGGGATGGATACGGAACTCGGTCATATTTCCTCTCTGACAGCACAAGCCAAGGAGGAAATTACACCTTTAGAAAAAAGACTAGATCGTCTGGGGAAAAGACTGATCTCGATTACCCTTGCCATTGCCTTTTTAGTTGCAGTTACAGGAATAATTGGCGGTAGAGATTTGTACCTCATGGTAGAAACAGCGATCGCGCTTGCGGTAGCTGCTGTACCTGAAGGTTTGCCGATCGTAGCAACGGTAGCATTGGCACGGGGGATGTGGCGCATGGCAAAACGCCATGCCATCATCAATCGCCTTTCAGCCGTAGAAACCCTCGGTGCAACCAGTATTATCTGCACCGACAAAACGGGAACGCTGACGGAAAATCGGATGAGCGTGACCGAAATTGCGTTAGATTCGGGCAAAGTAGAAGTAAGCGGAGAAGGACAAACCACAGGAAAATTTAGCCGAGAAGGAGAAACCGTCGATCCGGTTCGTCATGAAATCCTCAGAGCGGTTTTAGAAGTGGGGGTATTGTGTAACAATGCAGCTTTACCCGAAGCAGAAGATCAAGCTGTTGGCGATCCCACAGAAATTGCCTTATTAGCCGTAGGTGCAAAAGCGGGGTTAAATCGGGATGAACTCCTGTCGCAACAACCAGAAGTCCGAGAGGAGGCTTTCGATTCAGAAACCAAAATGATGGCAACCTTTCATGAAATAGCAGGGAAGTATCGCGTAGCAGTGAAAGGGGCACCCGAATCAATTTTACCCGTATGTTCTCATGATCTGACCGCGGAAGGGGTCCGAGTAATGAATAGAGAGGAACATCAATCGTGGCAACAAAAATGCGATCGCTTGGCACAAGAGGGACTGAGAATCTTAGCGCTTGCTCAAAAAACCATAGATAATACTGAGGCTCATCCCTACGAAGAATTAACTTTATTAGGAGTAATCGGATTACTCGATCCGCCACGCCAAGATGTGAAAAAAGCCCTCAAAGCTTGTCGTGATGCGGGAATCCGAGCAATTATGGTGACGGGCGACCAACCGGTAACTGCCCGTCATATCGGACTGGCAGTCGGTTTGACTACCGAAGAAGAAGTTGAAGCCGAACCAGGCAAAGCGCTTAAAAGTCCCGATGAACTATCCCAACAGGAACGGGAACGACTGCGACAAGTTCCTATTTTTGCCCGCGTCAGTCCCAAACAAAAGCTGAATTTAATTGCTCTCCATCAAGAAGCCGGATCGATTATGGCGATGACAGGAGATGGGGTAAACGATGCCCCCGCCCTCAAAAAAGCCGATATTGGCGTAGCGATGGGCAAACGAGGTACTCAGGTCGCTCGCGAAGCAGCCGATATGGTATTGCAAGATGATGCTTTTAAGACAATTATCGCTGCGGTCGAACAGGGACGGGCAATTTTCAACAATATTCGTAAATTCACCCTGTATCTGCTTTCTGGCAACGTCGGAGAAATCATTGCCGTTGCTGCTGCCTCCCTAACTGACGCACCTTTACCCTTATTGCCCCTACAAATTCTTTATCTCAACGTCGTTAACGATGTTTTCCCTGCCCTTGCTTTGGGGGTGGGACCTGGCAATCCAACTTTGATGCAGCGTCCTCCCCGTGATGCCAAAGAATCTATCTTAACGACAAAACATTGGTGGGCGATCGCGCTTTACGGATTATTAATTGCTATTCCGGTACTAGGTGCCTTTGCTTTGGCATTGCTCACCCTAGGGATGGAGGAACAGAAAGCAGTTACCATTTCCTTTCTCACCCTAGCATTTGCTAGATTATGGCACGTTTTTAATATGCGCGATCCCGGTTCTGGTTTGATTCGCAATGAAGTAACTACTAATCCTTATATCTGGGGTGCATTAGTGATTTGTACGGGTTTATTATTATCTGCTGTTTATTTACCAGGATTAAAAGATGCCTTGCAAACCGTTAACCCAGGCTTCAATGGTTGGGGAGTCGCACTCGGCATGAGTCTGATTCCCGTAATAATTGGACAAAGTTGGAAAGTAGCTAAATAA